The Mangrovibacterium diazotrophicum DNA window TTCGTCAAGGAAAGCCGTTTTCACCAAACGCTGGCAATCGTCGAATGTTCCGGCAATTTCGATCGCCGTAATATTCTGCCCCAGCGTGGTAAATTGTTTTTCCTGGATTTCGCTCACCAAACCTTTCGGATAAAGTACATAAACATGAATGCCTTCGACGCCGAGGAAACCGTTCGCCACGGCACTTCCGGTATCGCCTGATGTCGCAACCAACACATTCACATGCTCGCTGTTTCCTTTCAAAAAGTAGCTCAGCAAACGCGCCATAAAACGGCCACCTACGTCTTTAAAAGCCAGCGTCGGCCCGTGGAAAAGCTCCAGCGAGTAGATGTTGTCCTGAACCGGCACAACCGGGCAATCAAACTGCAAGGTGTCGAAAACCAGCTCTTTCAAATCTGCTTCGGGGATGTCTTCTCCGAAGAAAGCTTTCGCCACTTCGAAGGCGATTTCCTGAAACGACAACTGATTGATCTTTTCAAAGAAAGATGCAGGAAGCGGGTTGATACGCTCCGGCATAAAAAGGCCTTTATCATCCGCCAATCCTTTAGTTACCGCTTCTTTCAGCGATACCTTCGGAACAGATTTATTGGTACTGTAGTATTGCATGTTAGTTTCAAGTTTCAAGTTTTAAGTTTCAAGTCCGTTCCAGCGACATTTGAGTCAACTTTTGCTTCAGACCTCGAAACTACAAACTGAGTTTTATTAATAATTAATCAATAATCACTAATCCTTCAAAAGCGCTTCCATGAACTCAGGTCCGTGCAGCAAACCATAGCTTCCTTTTTTCACGGTGAACTCATCGTAAGCTTCCACTTCATCAGCCACATTGCCGGGCTTGTAAATGATGAAAGGAACCGGATCTTTCGTGTGAACGGTTGTCGCGCAAGGTGTCGGGTGATCCGGTAAGACGGCAATTGCCACCGGCTCGTCCATCTTGGCTGTTTCTTCAACCAGGTATTTCACTACCCGGTGATCCAAATATTCAATGGTTTTCGTTTTCAATTCAACATCACCTTCATGACCGGCTTCGTCGCTGGCCTCAATGTGCAGGTAAACCAAATCACATTCTTTCAGCGCGTCGATCGTTGCCTGTGCTTTTCCTTCGTAGTTGGTATCGTACAAGCCTGTTGCACCTTCAACGTGAATGACCTTCATACCGGCGTAAACACCAATTCCCTGGATCAAATCCACTGCTGAAATCACAGCTGATTTTTCAACGCCATACATTTCTTTTAATGTCGGCATTTCCGGTTTGTAACCGGGCGACCAGGGCCAAATACTATTGGCAACATCCTTACCGGCAGCTTTCCGCTTTTGGTTAACCGGATGTTCCGGGAGAATTTCCATCGATTTCAGAATTAGCTCATTCAGCAATTCTGCAGTCGCTTTGGCTCCTTCTTCTTTTGCTTTTGGTAAATAGTCCTTCCAGGGTTTGCCCGGAACATCGTGCGGAGGTGTACAAGCCATTTGCTTCTTCCCTCCTTTTATCACCAACAAGTGACGATAAGAAACTCCTTTGTGGAAAATCACGCGCTCGCTTCCCAACTTCTCATTCAGGAAGTCGATCAACTCGTGCGCTTCTTCGTTGGAAATGTGTCCTGCCGAGTGGTTTTTAATGTTCTCTCCAGCCAGGCAAATCAGGTTACAACGCAGTGCCAAATCTCCGGGCTCCAACACAACGCCCATGCTTGCTGCTTCCAGCGTTCCGCGACCTTCAAACACTTTCGGAACATCGTAGCCCAAAACGGCCATGTTCGCGATTTCGCTACCCGGGTGCATTCCTTCAGGAACGGTTTGCAACAGACCTGTTCTTCCCAACTTTGCCAACCGGTCGATTTCCGGTATGTCGGCCATTTGCAGCGGTGTTTTTCCTCCGTAATTTTCCAATGGCTCATCAGCCATGCCGTCTCCTAAAACGATTATATATTTCATGGTAAAAATCCCAATTATTTAAATTTCAAACTCCAAATAGTCTTGAGTCCTGAGATCTGAGTTTTAACCGAAAGCCTAAATATTCAGTTCTCTCCACTCGCCTCTCGTTACTCACGACTCACGTCTCCCCTATATATTTGATACCCGAATGATGTCGGCAAATACGCCAGCAGCAGTAACCGCAGCTCCGGCACCATATCCTTTAATGATCATCGGGAACTCGTTGTAACGCTCGCTGGTAAACATCACCAGGTTGTTACTTCCCTGCAGATCGAAAAACGGATGGCCTTGCGCGACTTCCTGCAAACCAACTTCCGAATGTCCATTTTCGTACTTGGCAACAAAACGCCAGCACTTGTTCTCGGCTTCCAATACCTGGCGACGCTTCTCAAAATCAGCATCGACCTTGGAAATGTTAGCCCAGAAATCGTCGATCGATCCATTGAAGTATTCATCCGGGATGAAGGTATTGATCTTCACATCCTCCTTTTCAATTTTATAACCCGACTCACGAACCAGGATCAACAACTTGCGGACCACGTCAATACCGCTCAGGTCAATGCGAGGATCCGGTTCCGAATATCCTTGCTCTTTCGCCAACTGGATTGTTTTGCTCAACGGAACATCTGCAGCAATCGTGTTGAAAATGAAGTTCAATGTTCCCGAGAGAACAGCTTCAATTTTCAAAATTTTGTCGCCCGAGTTGACCAAATCATTCAGGGTATTGATGATTGGCAAACCAGCACCAACATTCGTTTCAAAAAGGAATTTCACGCCTTTTTTCTGAGCGATGCTTTTCAGCTTTTTATAATTGTCGTAGTCAGACGAAGCAGCCACTTTATTAGCCGTTACAATCGACACGTTGGCATTCAGTAAGTCGGCATAAACGATCGGAGAATCGTTGGAAGCCGTACAGTCTACAAAAACCGAGTTGTAAATATTCATATCGATGATGGCGTCCTTGTAAGCCGGCAAACCGGAAGACAAGCCTTCAGCATCCAGTCGCTCCTTAAATCCTTCGATCGAGATACCTTCGCGATCCAACAGCATTTTCCGGGAGTTGGCGACACCAACTAATTTTATTTTCAGGTGATTTTGCTTCAACAGTTTTTCCTGTTGTTGCTGAATTTGATTCAACAGGTTTCCACCCACCAAACCAATTCCCAACAAGAAGACATTGACTTCCACATTTTCAGACAGGAAGAACGACTCGTGTACCACGTTCAAAGTCTTGCGCAGATCGCTGTTTTTCACAACCCACGAAATATTCAACTCGGATGCTCCCTGAGCAATGGCGATAATGTTAACACCATTTTTACCGATGGTATTGAACAGTTTCCCGGCGATACCGGTCGAGTGTTTCATGTTTTCGCCAACGATCGCAACGATAGACAAGTCGCTTTCAACTTCAACTTTATTGATTCTTCCGTTCTGAATTTCACGCTCGAACTCAGCACGAATGGCATGCTCGGCCACCCCGGCTTTCGCAGTATCAACAGCAATCGAGATTGAGTTCTCGGATGATGCCTGAGAAATCAGAATGACGTTGATGTTTTGCAAAGCCAACGCGCTAAAGAGACGCATCGAAATACCGGTCACACCAACCATCCCCAATCCCTGAACAGTGATCAGGCTGATGTTGGAAATTGACGAAATCCCCTTGATAGGATGATCCTTCCCATTTGCCTGGCTACTGGTAATCAACGACCCGGGAGCCTGCGGATTCATCGTATTTTTAATATAAGTCGGAATGCCTTTCTTGTAAACCGGCAATATTGTCGGCGGATAAATTACCTTGGCACCAAAGTGCGACAACTCCATTGCTTCGGCATAGCTCAACGATTCAATCACGTAAGCTTTGCTGATCACGCGTGGATCTGCCGTCATAAAGCCATCCACATCGGTCCAGATTTCCAGCACCGAAACGTCCAGCGCTGCCGCGTAGATAGCCGCCGTGTAATCCGAGCCACCGCGCCCAAGCGTTGTGTACTCGCCTTCGGCATTACTGGCGACGAAACCGGGGGCAATGCAAACACCTTTAAATTCGCCCAGTGCAGCCTTTATCAATGTATTTGTCAGGCTGAAATTGACCTGAGCTTTGCCGTAGTTGCTATCAGTTTTTATAAGTTTTGAAGAATCTATCCAACTGGCTTCTTCAATAAATTCGCTGATGATGTAAGAAGAAAGACGCTCGCCAAATCCACCGATTTTATCGAGGGTTTTATCTGTCAGCTCGCCGATCATGGAAACTCCGATTATCACACGTTCCAGCTCGTCAAGCAGCTGGCTGACTTGTTCCTTCACTTCTTCTTTGCGTTCGCCTTCGAAGAGCTGCTCAACAACTGCCTCGTGACGTTCGCGAATGGCCGTGAGTTCCGTGTTGAAATAATCCGTTCCGAGGATCGCCATTTTGGCTGCATTCAAGATC harbors:
- a CDS encoding cofactor-independent phosphoglycerate mutase; the protein is MKYIIVLGDGMADEPLENYGGKTPLQMADIPEIDRLAKLGRTGLLQTVPEGMHPGSEIANMAVLGYDVPKVFEGRGTLEAASMGVVLEPGDLALRCNLICLAGENIKNHSAGHISNEEAHELIDFLNEKLGSERVIFHKGVSYRHLLVIKGGKKQMACTPPHDVPGKPWKDYLPKAKEEGAKATAELLNELILKSMEILPEHPVNQKRKAAGKDVANSIWPWSPGYKPEMPTLKEMYGVEKSAVISAVDLIQGIGVYAGMKVIHVEGATGLYDTNYEGKAQATIDALKECDLVYLHIEASDEAGHEGDVELKTKTIEYLDHRVVKYLVEETAKMDEPVAIAVLPDHPTPCATTVHTKDPVPFIIYKPGNVADEVEAYDEFTVKKGSYGLLHGPEFMEALLKD
- the thrA gene encoding bifunctional aspartate kinase/homoserine dehydrogenase I, whose translation is MPKMKVLKFGGTSVGSAENIRKVKEIVKSQSDDAVVVVSALGGITDKILNAAKMAILGTDYFNTELTAIRERHEAVVEQLFEGERKEEVKEQVSQLLDELERVIIGVSMIGELTDKTLDKIGGFGERLSSYIISEFIEEASWIDSSKLIKTDSNYGKAQVNFSLTNTLIKAALGEFKGVCIAPGFVASNAEGEYTTLGRGGSDYTAAIYAAALDVSVLEIWTDVDGFMTADPRVISKAYVIESLSYAEAMELSHFGAKVIYPPTILPVYKKGIPTYIKNTMNPQAPGSLITSSQANGKDHPIKGISSISNISLITVQGLGMVGVTGISMRLFSALALQNINVILISQASSENSISIAVDTAKAGVAEHAIRAEFEREIQNGRINKVEVESDLSIVAIVGENMKHSTGIAGKLFNTIGKNGVNIIAIAQGASELNISWVVKNSDLRKTLNVVHESFFLSENVEVNVFLLGIGLVGGNLLNQIQQQQEKLLKQNHLKIKLVGVANSRKMLLDREGISIEGFKERLDAEGLSSGLPAYKDAIIDMNIYNSVFVDCTASNDSPIVYADLLNANVSIVTANKVAASSDYDNYKKLKSIAQKKGVKFLFETNVGAGLPIINTLNDLVNSGDKILKIEAVLSGTLNFIFNTIAADVPLSKTIQLAKEQGYSEPDPRIDLSGIDVVRKLLILVRESGYKIEKEDVKINTFIPDEYFNGSIDDFWANISKVDADFEKRRQVLEAENKCWRFVAKYENGHSEVGLQEVAQGHPFFDLQGSNNLVMFTSERYNEFPMIIKGYGAGAAVTAAGVFADIIRVSNI